A region of Jonquetella anthropi DSM 22815 DNA encodes the following proteins:
- a CDS encoding coenzyme F420-0:L-glutamate ligase has translation MRHIGTVARGIRLPVVMSGDDLKKIVVNSLMEAAASEPDGFKFKDRDIVGVTESLVARAQGNYVTTEDIAQDVARLTDEGDAVLLFPILSRNRFLELLKGIVAGVRGTLHLVLSYPCDEVGNGVMDRQEFYEKAHLLSDSAFDEDEFRRVFGTWTHPFTGLDYVELYKSVAPEKIKVHFAQSPKAALSYAKQVIVASIHDRNLHRQVLERLGAKVITLDQICAAPQEGRGWNDRFGLLGSNYSRAGVVKLFPRDCEAFVADLQEELRRQTGRQIDVLVYGDGAFKDPVGGIWELADPVVSPACTSGLIGMPHEIKFKYVADNAGDKTPLQAVTEAIQAKAKTSRSDKTGLGTTPRRLSDLVGSLCDLVSGSGDKGTPVIYISGYFDSYIVQ, from the coding sequence ATGCGACACATTGGAACAGTTGCCCGGGGAATTCGTCTGCCTGTCGTCATGAGCGGTGACGACCTGAAGAAAATTGTCGTGAACTCGCTGATGGAAGCGGCGGCGAGCGAACCGGACGGCTTTAAGTTTAAGGATCGGGATATCGTTGGGGTGACCGAGTCGCTGGTGGCTAGAGCGCAGGGAAACTACGTGACGACTGAGGATATCGCTCAGGACGTCGCCCGGCTGACCGACGAGGGCGACGCGGTTCTTCTGTTCCCAATTTTGAGTCGGAACCGCTTTCTTGAGCTGCTGAAGGGGATCGTCGCGGGGGTGCGGGGTACGCTGCACCTCGTGCTGTCGTATCCGTGCGACGAGGTCGGCAACGGCGTGATGGACCGGCAGGAGTTCTACGAGAAGGCACATTTGCTGTCAGATTCAGCCTTTGACGAGGACGAGTTCCGGCGGGTTTTCGGCACGTGGACGCACCCGTTTACCGGGCTGGACTACGTGGAGCTGTACAAGTCGGTCGCGCCGGAGAAGATCAAGGTTCACTTTGCCCAGTCGCCGAAGGCGGCGCTGAGCTACGCGAAACAGGTTATCGTCGCGTCGATTCACGATCGGAATCTGCACCGTCAGGTCTTGGAGCGGCTGGGCGCGAAGGTGATCACCCTTGATCAGATCTGCGCTGCGCCTCAGGAAGGGCGAGGCTGGAACGACCGGTTCGGCCTGCTGGGGTCAAACTACTCCCGCGCCGGCGTGGTAAAGCTGTTCCCCAGAGACTGCGAGGCGTTTGTGGCCGACCTGCAGGAAGAGCTTCGGCGGCAGACGGGCCGTCAGATCGACGTTTTGGTGTACGGCGACGGCGCGTTCAAGGATCCGGTGGGCGGCATCTGGGAGCTGGCCGATCCGGTTGTCTCGCCAGCCTGCACATCTGGGCTGATCGGTATGCCTCACGAGATCAAGTTCAAGTACGTGGCCGACAACGCGGGAGATAAGACGCCGCTTCAGGCGGTCACCGAGGCAATCCAGGCAAAGGCGAAGACGTCCCGGTCGGACAAAACCGGGCTGGGGACGACGCCCCGCCGGCTGAGCGATCTGGTAGGGTCGCTGTGCGATCTCGTTTCCGGCTCGGGCGATAAGGGAACGCCTGTTATCTATATTTCGGGGTACTTTGACAGCTACATCGTGCAGTAG
- a CDS encoding hemolysin family protein, which produces MLFSMLVLVVCLILLSAFFSAADMAYSSLNKVRLRRFVDEGTPGASRTMELVKDFSRTISVILIGGNVVDILNTAVVTAALASVFGPVGALYSTAIMTVLIIIFCEILPKAFVKDHAETFALRASPAIRLLSVLFKPFTWVTQSITEQLRGLSSSKAASPSVTHDELLSIVDDMAKENTLPRVERELIENAINFNELKVWEVQTPRVDLFALDVDESSELALSLILKNHYTRIPVYEGTTDNIIGVLNEKIVLEKVVAGEPLNLRACMAKPLLVSGETSLLDAFRILKTNRTHMAVVLDDYGGTSGIITLEDLMEELLGEIYDELDDIKEYVTQIDGNAWLAVGDIYIEDLFFKFLGTMEIPDTESPTLNGWMLEEFKVFPELGASIQWGPYSFEVVKTAGQRISRVRITKVSGAASQSAPVGS; this is translated from the coding sequence ATGCTGTTTTCCATGCTCGTTTTGGTCGTGTGCCTGATCTTGCTGTCGGCGTTTTTCTCCGCCGCGGACATGGCCTATTCAAGTCTGAACAAAGTCCGTCTTCGCCGGTTCGTCGACGAGGGGACTCCCGGCGCGTCGCGGACGATGGAGCTGGTGAAGGATTTCAGCCGGACCATTTCGGTGATCCTCATCGGCGGCAACGTGGTTGATATCCTCAATACCGCGGTTGTTACCGCCGCGCTGGCGTCGGTCTTTGGGCCGGTCGGCGCTCTGTATTCCACGGCGATTATGACCGTGCTGATCATTATCTTCTGCGAGATTCTCCCGAAGGCGTTTGTGAAGGATCACGCGGAGACGTTTGCCCTTCGGGCGTCGCCGGCCATTCGGCTACTGTCGGTGCTGTTCAAACCGTTCACGTGGGTTACCCAGAGCATTACCGAACAGCTGCGGGGGCTGTCGTCTTCCAAGGCGGCGTCGCCGAGCGTGACCCACGACGAGCTGCTGAGCATTGTGGACGATATGGCGAAGGAGAACACCTTGCCTCGGGTTGAGCGCGAGCTGATCGAGAACGCGATCAACTTCAACGAACTGAAGGTGTGGGAAGTTCAGACGCCGCGGGTTGACCTGTTCGCGCTGGACGTGGACGAGTCGTCGGAGCTCGCCCTGTCGTTGATTCTGAAAAATCACTACACCCGAATCCCAGTGTACGAGGGGACGACCGACAACATTATCGGCGTCCTGAACGAGAAGATCGTGCTGGAAAAAGTGGTAGCCGGCGAGCCGCTGAACCTTCGCGCCTGCATGGCAAAGCCCCTTCTGGTGTCCGGCGAGACGAGCCTGCTTGACGCGTTCCGTATTCTGAAGACGAACCGGACGCACATGGCGGTCGTCTTGGACGACTACGGCGGCACGTCGGGCATCATCACGCTGGAAGACTTGATGGAAGAGCTCCTGGGCGAGATTTACGACGAGCTGGACGACATCAAGGAGTACGTGACGCAGATCGACGGCAATGCCTGGTTGGCGGTGGGCGATATCTACATCGAGGACCTGTTCTTCAAGTTCCTTGGGACTATGGAGATTCCCGATACCGAGTCGCCGACGCTGAACGGGTGGATGCTGGAGGAGTTCAAGGTCTTCCCCGAGCTGGGAGCGTCGATTCAGTGGGGGCCTTACTCGTTCGAGGTCGTGAAGACGGCGGGCCAGCGGATTTCCCGCGTCCGTATCACCAAGGTTTCAGGCGCTGCCAGTCAGTCGGCGCCAGTCGGCAGTTGA
- a CDS encoding copper resistance protein NlpE N-terminal domain-containing protein → MKLSRFSALCLASALAAASAAPAGASSPLLQGIADVAKDSAINAVTDKVSDVISGTVDGALSGGSSTPDYERAPKPKKITSLANTNWHGVFPAASGSGVDVTVSFAGNGLYRRVDKYLTDRPYSTFVEMGTWNVASGKLAALVSSSGDKTWFMLDKKGSLVLSDEKGAPITEDSLNYKLNYSEDANLFNDDRFVDVNSQVTFAGKTQNEKDKKENAVLTLRGDSSYRFKETLDAKKAQPVYSWGRWAQLNHKTILLTDASGAARYIIATDKGCSLGSGKSERPFNKSLVMTRTTEADLTNVALDMAGIYQKSADGETMNVAGLTYAVKDSAAAQKIASCWTLKKMTSPAKATFKGHFETVRSQTGRLRLMLVIDAAYKLADQTL, encoded by the coding sequence ATGAAACTATCTCGCTTCTCCGCACTTTGTCTCGCCTCAGCCCTCGCGGCAGCCTCTGCTGCTCCGGCCGGCGCGTCGAGCCCTCTCCTTCAGGGGATCGCTGATGTAGCCAAGGACTCCGCTATCAACGCTGTCACCGATAAGGTCAGCGACGTCATCTCCGGAACAGTGGACGGAGCTCTTTCCGGCGGCTCTTCGACCCCGGACTACGAGAGAGCGCCCAAGCCGAAGAAGATCACCTCGCTGGCCAACACGAACTGGCACGGCGTTTTCCCTGCCGCTTCCGGCTCTGGCGTGGACGTGACCGTCAGCTTTGCCGGCAACGGACTGTACCGCCGAGTTGACAAGTACCTGACCGATCGGCCGTACTCGACGTTCGTCGAAATGGGCACTTGGAATGTAGCCTCCGGCAAACTGGCTGCGCTCGTGTCCTCCAGCGGCGACAAGACCTGGTTCATGCTCGACAAGAAAGGTTCGCTCGTCCTGTCTGACGAAAAAGGCGCTCCCATTACCGAGGACTCGCTGAACTACAAACTGAACTACAGCGAAGACGCAAACCTTTTCAACGATGATCGCTTCGTGGACGTGAACTCCCAGGTGACCTTCGCCGGCAAGACGCAGAACGAGAAGGACAAGAAAGAAAACGCCGTTCTGACCCTTCGCGGCGACTCGTCCTACCGGTTCAAAGAAACACTCGACGCTAAGAAGGCACAGCCCGTCTACTCGTGGGGCCGCTGGGCTCAGCTCAACCACAAGACCATCCTGCTGACCGACGCGAGCGGCGCTGCCCGGTACATCATCGCCACCGACAAGGGCTGTTCGCTTGGCTCGGGCAAATCGGAGCGGCCGTTCAACAAGTCCCTCGTCATGACTCGGACGACTGAGGCTGACCTGACCAACGTCGCGCTGGACATGGCCGGCATTTACCAGAAGAGCGCCGACGGCGAGACCATGAACGTAGCCGGCCTGACCTATGCGGTCAAAGACTCCGCCGCGGCCCAAAAGATCGCTTCCTGTTGGACCCTCAAGAAGATGACCTCTCCTGCCAAGGCGACCTTCAAAGGCCATTTTGAGACCGTCAGGTCTCAGACCGGACGTCTCCGGCTCATGTTGGTCATCGACGCGGCCTACAAACTGGCCGACCAGACGCTTTAA
- a CDS encoding OmpH family outer membrane protein gives MKLTKVLAACATLVVLAAGAALAADTVGVIEPQRILVSHPKFESAQARIKTIMDNKQNEAKAGIEKAKDNQEKVKIFTQKKQEAAMEEQKLMAPIFKDINLAIRTVAKNKKCTVVVDKAATFFGGLDLTDDVIQEVKKVSAGSN, from the coding sequence ATGAAACTCACAAAAGTTCTGGCTGCTTGCGCGACGTTGGTAGTTTTGGCGGCTGGGGCGGCGTTGGCAGCTGACACAGTCGGCGTCATCGAACCCCAGAGGATCCTCGTTTCTCACCCCAAGTTCGAGAGCGCTCAGGCCCGTATCAAGACCATCATGGACAACAAGCAGAACGAGGCCAAAGCCGGCATCGAGAAAGCAAAAGACAATCAGGAGAAGGTCAAGATCTTCACGCAGAAGAAGCAGGAAGCTGCGATGGAAGAGCAGAAGCTGATGGCCCCGATTTTCAAGGACATCAATCTGGCCATTCGGACTGTTGCCAAGAACAAAAAGTGCACGGTTGTCGTCGACAAGGCGGCGACGTTCTTCGGCGGCTTGGATCTGACCGACGACGTGATTCAGGAAGTTAAAAAAGTCAGCGCCGGCAGCAATTAA
- a CDS encoding adenosine-specific kinase: MAEIKKMELVSLEIPEDGNLIVGQSHFIKTVEDLYEALVTSSPYLKFGIGFCEASGDCLIRSDGNDDELKACAVRNAQALSCGHSFVIVLKNGYPINVLQAVKNCQEVCRIFAATANPLQVVVCSSEQGRGILGVIDGFLPQGVETEADVVARKDLLRKIIGYKR, translated from the coding sequence ATGGCAGAGATCAAAAAGATGGAACTTGTGTCGCTTGAAATTCCTGAAGACGGCAACCTGATTGTCGGGCAGAGCCACTTTATCAAAACGGTTGAAGACCTTTACGAGGCGCTGGTCACGTCCTCGCCGTACCTCAAGTTCGGTATCGGTTTCTGCGAGGCGTCCGGTGACTGCCTGATTCGGTCGGACGGCAACGATGACGAGCTCAAGGCCTGTGCCGTGAGGAACGCTCAGGCGCTGAGCTGCGGGCACAGCTTCGTCATCGTGCTGAAAAACGGCTATCCGATCAACGTCCTTCAGGCGGTCAAGAACTGTCAGGAAGTCTGCCGGATTTTCGCCGCGACGGCAAACCCCCTTCAGGTCGTCGTCTGCTCGTCCGAGCAGGGGCGAGGGATCTTAGGTGTTATTGACGGGTTCCTCCCTCAAGGGGTAGAAACGGAAGCTGACGTCGTGGCCCGAAAAGACCTGCTGAGGAAGATCATCGGCTATAAGCGCTAA
- the radA gene encoding DNA repair protein RadA yields MPKKDVRRYVCSECGYTGLYPSGRCPSCGSWGTMAEERPTVVQNRAGGAPRVLTPESIRDIPAPVRTPSGIGELDRVLGGGWVPGGVVLLGGQPGIGKSTLLLQVCGAMTAAGSKVIYVSGEESAGQLGLRAARLGVLHDGLEVCCHTVIDEALQLVSDHALLVVDSVQAMRAQDEDGWPGTPTQVRAVAQRCLDFAKTSGVPTVLVGHITKEGRLAGPMLLEHMVDTVIMFSGEKTSLYRTLRASKNRYGGTDELGIFEMGGEGLVEVSDPSYLYWNRSDSTVSGVAMTVLLEGSRPLVAEIQALAAQSEFAYPRRMGMGVGANKLQLLLAVLESRCGLPAGKSDLYCNVAGGLEVRDPAADLAVAAALASAVSGVPIGPDCCLLAEVGLAGELRPVTALGSRLKEAERLGFRRVIISSREKEAPCGQLELIRLATLGDVLRELGAAAGGAGTSRKNKRDDEAKKSTEERRGI; encoded by the coding sequence ATGCCGAAAAAGGACGTTCGCCGGTACGTCTGCAGCGAGTGCGGATATACCGGCTTGTACCCTTCCGGCAGGTGCCCGAGCTGCGGAAGCTGGGGCACGATGGCGGAAGAGCGGCCGACCGTCGTCCAGAACCGGGCGGGCGGCGCTCCTCGGGTGCTTACCCCCGAATCAATACGGGACATTCCCGCGCCGGTCAGGACGCCGTCAGGGATTGGAGAACTAGATCGGGTGCTCGGCGGCGGCTGGGTGCCCGGCGGGGTCGTGCTTTTAGGCGGTCAGCCTGGAATCGGCAAGTCGACGCTTCTCCTGCAGGTCTGCGGGGCGATGACGGCGGCAGGCTCAAAAGTGATCTACGTTTCAGGAGAAGAATCGGCCGGACAGCTCGGCTTGCGGGCTGCCCGGCTCGGCGTGCTACACGACGGGCTGGAAGTGTGCTGTCACACGGTCATTGACGAGGCGCTTCAGCTGGTCTCGGATCACGCCCTGTTGGTTGTGGACAGCGTTCAGGCCATGAGAGCTCAGGACGAGGACGGCTGGCCCGGCACGCCGACTCAGGTTCGGGCGGTGGCGCAGAGGTGTCTGGATTTCGCCAAGACGTCGGGCGTTCCGACCGTGCTTGTCGGGCACATCACCAAAGAAGGCCGTCTTGCCGGGCCGATGCTTTTGGAACACATGGTTGACACGGTGATCATGTTCAGCGGCGAGAAGACGTCCCTGTACCGCACTCTGAGGGCGAGCAAGAACCGATACGGCGGTACCGACGAGCTCGGAATTTTTGAAATGGGCGGCGAAGGGCTGGTCGAGGTCTCAGATCCCAGCTACCTGTACTGGAACAGGTCGGACAGCACCGTTTCAGGCGTCGCGATGACGGTTTTGTTGGAAGGCTCCCGGCCGCTCGTGGCGGAGATTCAGGCCCTTGCGGCTCAGTCGGAGTTCGCGTACCCGCGCCGGATGGGAATGGGCGTCGGCGCAAACAAGCTTCAACTTCTTTTGGCCGTCCTTGAGAGCCGGTGCGGCCTTCCGGCAGGGAAAAGCGACCTGTACTGCAACGTGGCCGGTGGCTTAGAAGTGAGGGATCCGGCGGCCGATTTGGCGGTCGCCGCGGCGCTAGCTTCGGCAGTGAGCGGCGTCCCTATCGGGCCGGACTGCTGTCTGCTGGCCGAGGTGGGGTTGGCCGGAGAGTTGCGCCCTGTGACGGCTCTTGGATCCCGCCTCAAGGAGGCGGAGCGGCTCGGGTTTCGGCGAGTGATCATCAGCAGCCGGGAAAAAGAGGCGCCATGCGGGCAGCTCGAGCTGATTCGTTTGGCGACGCTGGGGGACGTTTTGAGGGAATTGGGCGCCGCCGCTGGCGGCGCTGGAACAAGCAGAAAAAATAAACGGGACGACGAGGCGAAGAAGTCGACAGAGGAGAGACGCGGGATATGA
- the leuS gene encoding leucine--tRNA ligase — translation MNYDFTAIEKKWQKYWEEHNTFQVKEDPSVPPEKRRYVLDMFPYPSGAGLHVGHPEGYTATDIYCRYLRMNGYNVLHPMGFDSFGLPAENYAIKTGTHPRVTTEANINRFRQQIKSLGFCYDWSREVATHQPEYYRWTQWLFLQMYRKGLAYEAETPINWCPSCMTGLANEEVKEGHCERCGSHVVRRNMRQWVLKITEYAERLLQDVDKLDWPEAIKAMQRNWIGKSVGAEVTFRIDGSDKTLTVYTTRPDTLFGATYMVLAPEHPLVKELTTDECRKQVEEYIARAALKSDLERTELNKEKTGVFTGAWAINPVTGKKIPLWIADYVMVSYGTGAIMAVPAHDRRDWEFAKVYGLPIVQVLSGGDAQKEPLEEDGELINSEFLNGLRKAEAIERMIDWLEEKHIGRRAVNYKLRDWIFSRQRYWGEPIPLVHCPKCGIVPVPEDQLPLRLPEVEKYVPTGTGESPLAAVSSWVNTTCPCCGGPAKRETNTMPQWAGSCWYYLRYLDPRNEKEFASKEAIDYWMPVDLYVGGAEHAVLHLLYARFWHKVFFDLGLVNTDEPFSRLVNQGMITSYAYQRPNKTLVPTDEVEETAPDRFVERATGEPLERVIAKMSKSLKNVINPDDVIRDHGADTLRLYEMFMGPLQMSKPWSTQGVAGVQRFLEKVCRYASKPLTDRPLDAETAKLLHKTIQKVSDDTESLNFNTAIAQMMTLINEVSRADDCPRQVLEPFTLLLAPYAPHLAEELWSTVLGNEPSVADQPWPKHDQSLTAETTNPIAVQINGKKRELLELPAGLSKEDLLSAVLASPEVQKRLEGVSIVKSIVVPGKLVNLVVR, via the coding sequence ATGAACTACGATTTCACTGCAATCGAAAAGAAGTGGCAGAAGTACTGGGAGGAGCACAACACGTTCCAAGTGAAGGAAGATCCGTCTGTTCCGCCGGAGAAACGGCGGTACGTGCTGGATATGTTCCCTTACCCGTCCGGAGCCGGCCTGCACGTCGGTCATCCGGAGGGCTACACGGCGACGGACATTTACTGCCGCTATCTTCGCATGAACGGATACAACGTCCTTCATCCGATGGGGTTCGACTCGTTCGGCCTTCCGGCTGAAAACTACGCTATCAAAACGGGAACTCACCCCAGAGTGACGACCGAGGCGAATATTAACCGCTTCCGGCAGCAGATTAAATCGTTGGGCTTTTGTTACGACTGGAGCCGAGAGGTGGCGACCCATCAGCCGGAGTACTATCGGTGGACCCAGTGGCTGTTTCTCCAAATGTACCGAAAAGGGCTGGCCTACGAGGCAGAAACGCCGATCAACTGGTGTCCCTCATGCATGACCGGTTTGGCGAACGAAGAGGTCAAGGAAGGACACTGCGAGCGGTGCGGCTCTCATGTGGTCCGGCGCAACATGCGCCAGTGGGTTTTGAAGATCACCGAGTACGCTGAGCGGCTTCTGCAGGACGTGGACAAGCTGGACTGGCCGGAGGCAATCAAGGCCATGCAGCGCAACTGGATCGGCAAGAGCGTTGGGGCAGAAGTGACCTTCAGGATTGATGGCAGCGACAAGACGCTGACCGTGTACACGACCCGGCCTGACACGCTGTTCGGCGCCACCTACATGGTTCTGGCTCCCGAGCACCCGCTCGTCAAAGAACTGACGACGGACGAATGCAGGAAGCAAGTGGAAGAGTACATTGCCCGCGCCGCGCTCAAGTCGGACCTTGAGCGGACCGAGCTGAATAAGGAAAAGACCGGCGTTTTCACCGGCGCTTGGGCGATTAACCCGGTGACCGGGAAGAAGATTCCCCTGTGGATTGCCGACTACGTCATGGTATCGTACGGCACCGGGGCTATCATGGCGGTTCCTGCCCACGACCGGCGCGACTGGGAGTTTGCGAAAGTTTACGGCCTGCCGATCGTCCAAGTTCTTTCCGGCGGCGACGCGCAGAAAGAGCCGTTGGAAGAAGACGGCGAGCTGATAAACTCCGAGTTCCTGAACGGCCTCCGCAAAGCAGAGGCCATCGAGCGGATGATCGACTGGCTGGAGGAAAAACACATCGGCCGCCGAGCGGTCAACTACAAGCTGAGGGACTGGATCTTCTCGCGCCAGCGGTACTGGGGCGAGCCGATTCCGCTGGTTCACTGCCCGAAATGCGGCATCGTCCCGGTGCCGGAAGATCAGCTACCGCTGCGGCTGCCGGAAGTCGAAAAGTACGTCCCGACAGGCACAGGCGAGTCGCCTTTGGCGGCCGTTTCCTCGTGGGTGAACACGACCTGTCCCTGCTGCGGCGGGCCGGCCAAGCGGGAGACCAACACGATGCCCCAGTGGGCTGGATCGTGCTGGTATTACCTTCGGTATCTGGATCCGCGGAACGAAAAGGAATTCGCCTCGAAAGAAGCTATTGACTACTGGATGCCGGTTGATCTGTACGTCGGAGGCGCCGAGCACGCGGTGCTGCACCTGCTGTACGCCCGTTTCTGGCACAAGGTGTTTTTCGATCTGGGGCTTGTGAACACCGACGAGCCCTTCTCCCGGCTGGTGAATCAGGGAATGATTACTTCCTACGCCTACCAGAGGCCCAACAAGACGCTGGTTCCCACCGATGAAGTAGAAGAAACGGCACCGGATCGGTTTGTCGAGCGGGCGACCGGAGAGCCACTTGAACGGGTCATTGCCAAAATGTCCAAGTCCCTCAAAAACGTCATCAACCCGGACGACGTGATTCGCGATCACGGCGCAGATACGCTACGGCTGTACGAGATGTTCATGGGGCCGCTTCAGATGTCCAAACCGTGGTCGACCCAGGGTGTCGCGGGAGTTCAGCGGTTCCTCGAGAAAGTGTGCCGGTACGCTTCCAAGCCGCTGACTGACCGGCCTCTGGACGCGGAGACAGCAAAACTGCTTCACAAGACGATTCAGAAGGTGAGCGATGACACCGAGAGCCTGAACTTCAACACGGCTATTGCCCAGATGATGACGCTGATCAACGAAGTGAGTCGGGCTGATGACTGCCCGCGTCAGGTGCTGGAGCCGTTCACCCTGCTGCTGGCCCCGTACGCGCCGCATTTGGCGGAAGAGCTTTGGTCAACCGTTTTAGGCAACGAGCCGAGCGTTGCGGACCAGCCGTGGCCGAAGCACGACCAGTCGCTGACGGCAGAGACGACAAACCCCATAGCCGTTCAGATCAACGGAAAGAAGCGGGAGCTACTAGAGCTGCCTGCCGGCCTTTCCAAGGAAGACTTGCTGTCCGCCGTGCTGGCGTCGCCGGAAGTTCAGAAGCGGCTTGAAGGCGTCTCAATCGTCAAGTCCATCGTCGTGCCGGGCAAGCTGGTCAATTTGGTCGTCCGCTAA